The sequence TAAACAAACCTACGTTAAATATTTCCTGTTGCAGTGATCAATAATCTTAAGAGTATACAACTTTTCAGAGTCTTTTAACTGCATCTAATGTTTAGATAAGCAGAAAAGTGACACTAACATCATATCATTGGTTGCAGACCGATGCAGATTACTGGCTTCTATCAGATGTTGAAGCTAGCATAACAGACATGTGGAAAACAGATTGTATCCATCTTTTCAAACTTTTCAtgtcttttcttttgtttgtcttcctctgcctttcatcGAAGTAGCATAGTAAATTTAATTCCTTAACTCCAATAAAACAGCTAGTGTAGATTGGGATGGTGTGGACATGCTTAATTCTGACTTTGTACTCATCTCGAGGCCACAGACTCCATCATCTGGGTTTGCCGAAGCACCATCAGCAGTAGCCAGCATCCCGCATAGGTGATCATGGATTTGCTTAATTAATAGTGCTTGATTGAAAGGTATGGTTAGACGGCAGCCATTGCAAATTGGGGGGAAACGGCTTCATTATAGTTAATTATATCCTTGTAAATGTTTGGGCTACTTTCAGTGGCTATTGAATGTTGAGCAGGGTTTGTTTTCTCAGTGTATTTACATCACTAACCACATGCTATGAGTAAACTAATTAGAGTAGGTGCACCCTGTTGGAGTATGATTTCGATTGGGAGCTAGAGCTGTTGCTTCAGTTATTATCAAAATGTTTCTACCATATGAAACTAATAAACTGAACGAGGTAGAATTAATTTCCGTTATCTCATCTTTTATGTTATCCGTTTTTGAAATTTTTGGCATCATGGGTCCCCGGTGTTGAAGATCTGAGCAGATATGTAGATGCTGATATTGCAAACAAGCTCCATGTACTGATAATTAGGGTAGAGGATCACCTAGTTCTTAAACATTCCGTTTATGTTCTTTGTAAACAAACATTTTGGTGAATAATGTAGTTTCACCGGCTGTTCTTGCAGTTCTCTTTTCATCCTTCTCTAATTTCTAAATGGATTGAATCATTTTTGATATGTTGATGTGCAAGGATGCATCCACAgggaagttttaaattttaattaatcaaCTGAGGATGAGATGAAACAGTTATTCATTCTTTAGGTTCAAATAGATTTAAGCGAAGAAGATTAAGTTTCAATCTGCGGTCCTGATTTTGATTGAAAGGTACGTGCTGGTGATTGTTGATGACTTAATGTAGCTCTTACAATTTATTATATCTACTATTTTACCTTTCTTTTTAGGGCATTATAACTGGATGAGAAATTTCATTGTAAATTTGTAAGGTAATTTTCAATTGGAGGATAAAAACTAAAAGTAGGGGGTCAACTTTATCCAAAAATATTGAGTTTAACCCGTGTATATGCCCAGCCAAACATACCTTCTAAATAAGGCTAAATGATGCCGCCAAATGCTATGATTTTATGGTACAATGTATTCTCTTGTCGGGGTACGACTTAATCAATTTGTTAACTTACTAAATTGAGCTTGAGCTTATGATATGCATTGGTAGCGTGAATACTTTTTTCTGGCCTTCAATAATTTTTTCTAAACCTTGATTTTTAATTCTGTGATATTGATTAATTTTTCCTTTATCAATGATTTCTCTTGTGAGTTAACGGAGTATGCTTGTGTGACATGTTAATCAATTAATCTGTTAAATGTCAACTAAGAGTGACTGATTTTTTTGTTGGGATCTTAttgttgtaattttttattttttttttacttataaaaattgaaaaaaggatATACACATTAATAAAAAGGCTAATGAATTTTAATATGGAAAAAATAGTTGAGTAATCCCCGAAAATGGAGCTTATTGGTGTATTTACAGGTGGGTGGACGTTGTAGAGATTGCAGAACAGCACGTAAGTAACGTGCTGACTCAGCACGCAACATGCGTGATTAACACGTGGCATTAATCTATGCAACATGCACCTTGCGTGATTGACATGTGGCAGATGTTGATCGGATCATTTTGCAACACGAAATTTGCAAGGTGAGCCCTCAGTCTATAAAAATCAGAGCTCGTTACTATTTTACTGCATTACAAGAGAGGAGGTCAGCCCTCTACAAGGTGTTTTTCTTTGCTGTGTCATGGAGGGCACTGCAAATATAGTGGTTTACCACAATGGTGAGGTTATATGTAATACATATGAGGGTGTGAGCTTTGCTTATGAGAGTACATATTCGTTTGTGGTTCGGTGCATTGTAACGTTTTTGCGGAACTACAGTACGGGCTCTGTCAGAGCATAAAGAGTGATATTTTAAAGAGGGTGAGCAACATTCTCTATTGGAGTCTAGTTGTGGTATTTGGCGGATTGGTACAGTTTGAGGTTATGCCAATCGTTGACGAAACAAGTATTCAGCAAATGTTTCATATTCACCAGCAAACTCAGGTGCAACATCCAAGGattgagttgtatgttgagtttaaACATATAACAGTGGATGAAGTTCAAAATGACCCAGACGTGCAAGATGACAGAACTGAAGCATACAAAGGAATGAACAATGATAGCGACGAGGAGTTCGAAGCAACTTATGAAGCCGGTGACGAGGACGAGGATGACAATGGGGAGGTGAGGCAGTCGCGGAAACTTCAGTGGTTCCACCCGCAGTTAGTCAACCGATGGACGTTTCACCTTTTATGCGTAGCTTGGATCTTGATGCCATGCATGCACCAAAGTTTCCAGAATATGCGAACATAGGTACGTGAGCTATGGGTAATATGTTTCCTTAATTTTGTAATGACGGATCAATGAGTGACAACTTATTATTGTTATAGGAGTTGCTGACCCTGATGATGTAGAGTTTCGGATCGGAATGGAGTATGGTTCTAAAAAATCAGTCATTGTGGCAATTTGGAGTTACACTATCTCCAGAGGAGTCGATTACGTTGTTCACGAATCCGAGCCACAAATGTTCTATGAATGCAAGACTTATGGACGTGGTTGCGATTGGCTTATCCGAGCCAGCTCGATACAGAAGAAAGCTTGCTGGGAGATTCAGAGATACAATGGAAGGCACACGTATTCCATGGGAATGATCTCACAGGATCACTCCAAGTTGGACTCGGACTGGGAGATTCGGAGATAAAACCGACTGTTGCGGCAGTTCCCCCATTGCTGAATCAGATCTTCGAGTATCGTACTCCAATCATGGCACTATACTCCTCGAAGAGTGTAACAATGCTGGTCAAGAGGGATGTTCTGTGCCGGCAGAGGGGCGGATTGTGCATACCCGTATTAGCGGATCACTCGGTCAACCGGATGCCATTCAACACACTCGAACAAAACCAACGGCCCTACCGTGTCACACACATCAAGGTGGTGGTGTAACTCAGCCGGGATGATGATGCCGAGATATG is a genomic window of Arachis ipaensis cultivar K30076 chromosome B06, Araip1.1, whole genome shotgun sequence containing:
- the LOC110264060 gene encoding uncharacterized protein LOC110264060, which translates into the protein MDVSPFMRSLDLDAMHAPKFPEYANIGVADPDDVEFRIGMEYGSKKSVIVAIWSYTISRGVDYVVHESEPQMFYECKTYGRGCDWLIRASSIQKKACWEIQRYNGRHTYSMGMISQDHSKLDSDWEIRR